From a single Streptomyces sp. NBC_01264 genomic region:
- the hisC gene encoding histidinol-phosphate transaminase: MSEKSPKLRAELDGIPTYKPGKPAAAGGPVAFKLSSNENPYPPLPGVLESAVAAAGHFNRYPDMACTGLVNELAERFGVPVEHIATGTGSVGVAQSLIQSTAGPGDEVIYAWRSFEAYPIIVQISGATSVQVPLGEGDVHDLDAMFEAITERTRLIFVCNPNNPTGTAVRRAELERFLDRVPSDILVVLDEAYKEFVRDVEVPDGIELYRSRPNVAVLRTFSKAYGLAGLRVGFAVAHEPVAAALRKTAVPFGVSQLAQDAAVASLRAEDELMGRVGSLVSERARVYGTLLAQGWTVVPETQANFVWMRLGERTADFAAACEKAGVVVRPFAGEGLRVTIGEPEANDLFLHTAEAFFKEL, translated from the coding sequence GTGAGCGAGAAGAGCCCGAAGCTGCGCGCCGAGCTGGACGGCATCCCCACCTACAAGCCCGGAAAGCCCGCGGCAGCGGGCGGCCCGGTCGCGTTCAAGCTGTCCTCGAATGAGAACCCGTACCCGCCCCTGCCTGGGGTGCTGGAGAGCGCGGTCGCCGCGGCGGGCCACTTCAACCGGTACCCGGACATGGCGTGCACGGGTCTGGTGAACGAGCTCGCCGAGCGGTTCGGGGTTCCCGTAGAGCACATCGCCACCGGCACCGGCTCGGTCGGGGTCGCCCAGTCGCTGATCCAGTCGACGGCGGGCCCGGGCGACGAGGTCATCTACGCCTGGCGGTCTTTCGAGGCTTATCCGATCATCGTTCAGATCTCGGGCGCGACGTCGGTCCAGGTCCCCCTGGGCGAGGGCGACGTGCACGACCTGGACGCGATGTTCGAGGCGATCACGGAGCGGACCCGCCTGATTTTCGTCTGCAACCCCAACAACCCCACCGGCACCGCCGTGCGCCGTGCCGAGCTGGAGCGCTTCCTGGACCGGGTGCCCTCCGACATCCTCGTCGTCCTCGACGAGGCCTACAAGGAGTTCGTCCGCGACGTCGAGGTCCCGGACGGCATCGAGCTCTACCGCAGCCGCCCCAACGTCGCCGTGCTGCGCACGTTCTCCAAGGCGTACGGCCTCGCCGGCCTGCGCGTCGGCTTCGCGGTGGCGCACGAGCCGGTGGCAGCGGCGCTGCGCAAGACCGCGGTGCCCTTCGGTGTCAGTCAGCTCGCCCAGGACGCGGCGGTCGCCTCGCTGCGGGCCGAGGACGAGCTGATGGGCCGGGTCGGGTCGCTGGTGAGCGAGCGCGCCCGGGTCTACGGGACGCTGCTGGCCCAGGGCTGGACCGTGGTGCCCGAGACGCAGGCCAACTTCGTGTGGATGCGGCTCGGGGAGCGGACCGCCGACTTCGCGGCGGCCTGCGAGAAGGCCGGCGTGGTGGTCCGGCCCTTCGCGGGCGAGGGCCTGCGGGTCACGATCGGCGAGCCCGAGGCGAACGACCTCTTCCTGCACACGGCGGAGGCGTTCTTCAAGGAGCTCTAG
- the cydB gene encoding cytochrome d ubiquinol oxidase subunit II: MQLHDVWFVLIAVLWIGYFFLEGFDFGVGVLTKLLARNRTEKRVLINTIGPVWDGNEVWLLTAGGATFAAFPEWYATLFSGFYLPLLIILICLIIRGVAFEYRHKRPEDKWQTNWEHAIFWTSLIPAFLWGVAFANIVRGVKIDQDMEYVGNFFDLLNVYSILGGLVTLTLFTFHGAVFTSLKTVGDIRDRSRALATRLGVVTAVLALVFLIWTQVSRGDGWSLIAMIVAVLALVGALGFNFAGREGWSFGLSGVTIAAAVAMLFLTLFPNVMPSSLNDAWNLTVTNASSSAYTLKIMTWCAAVATPLVLLYQGWTYWVFRKRIGTQHIVDAH, from the coding sequence ATGCAACTCCACGACGTCTGGTTCGTGCTCATCGCCGTTCTGTGGATCGGCTACTTCTTCCTCGAGGGCTTCGACTTCGGAGTCGGCGTCCTGACCAAGCTGCTGGCCCGCAACCGCACGGAGAAGCGGGTCCTGATCAACACGATCGGGCCCGTGTGGGACGGCAACGAGGTCTGGCTGCTCACGGCCGGCGGTGCGACCTTCGCCGCCTTCCCCGAGTGGTACGCCACCCTCTTCTCCGGCTTCTACCTGCCGCTCCTGATCATCCTGATCTGCCTCATCATCCGCGGGGTCGCCTTCGAGTACCGGCACAAGCGGCCCGAGGACAAGTGGCAGACCAACTGGGAACACGCGATCTTCTGGACCTCGCTGATCCCCGCGTTCCTGTGGGGCGTGGCCTTCGCCAACATCGTGCGCGGAGTGAAGATCGACCAGGACATGGAGTACGTCGGAAACTTCTTCGACCTGCTCAACGTCTACTCGATCCTCGGCGGCCTGGTCACCCTGACCCTGTTCACCTTCCACGGCGCGGTGTTCACCTCGCTCAAGACGGTCGGTGACATCCGCGACCGGTCGCGCGCGCTGGCCACCCGGCTCGGTGTGGTGACCGCCGTCCTGGCGCTCGTCTTCCTGATCTGGACCCAGGTCTCGCGCGGTGACGGCTGGAGCCTGATCGCCATGATCGTGGCGGTACTGGCCCTGGTCGGGGCCCTCGGCTTCAACTTCGCGGGCCGGGAGGGCTGGTCGTTCGGCCTGTCGGGGGTCACCATCGCGGCGGCCGTCGCGATGCTCTTCCTGACGCTGTTCCCGAACGTCATGCCGTCCTCGCTGAACGACGCCTGGAACCTCACGGTCACCAACGCCTCGTCCAGCGCGTACACCCTGAAGATCATGACCTGGTGCGCGGCGGTGGCGACCCCGCTCGTCCTGCTCTACCAGGGGTGGACGTACTGGGTGTTCCGCAAGCGCATCGGCACGCAGCACATCGTCGACGCGCACTGA
- a CDS encoding metallophosphoesterase encodes MVEGSMTQGAGQGPAVRTDTERDFRLPVAEPASHTALPGSVAAAAVGSTGLGVDAPVYGKYPAYYDAGPAPVPAQHGYGHEAPYEAPYEAPYDAAGALGEPAGRPMGHVSEESDPEGYTPTQRDLPVIGRGAPGGPGDTVQVQYVPQETPGEGPGPLYVVGDVHGYIDELVAELQFQGLIDADRNWSAGNARLWFLGDFTDRGPDGIGVIDLVMRLSAEAAAAGGYCKALMGNHELLLIGAKRFGDTPVVSGAGTATFQAAWLLNGGQRTDMDRLQDVHLQWMSRLDAAVLVEDHLLLHSDTTAYLDYGDSVEDVNDTIHELLNRNDADITWDLFRKFTKRFAFRDEGTGPQAVRELIGTYGGSRVVHGHSPIPYLLGEVGTEDGDGAHGPEAVVGPHVYADGLAIAMDGGVTMAGKLLVVQLPLND; translated from the coding sequence GTGGTGGAGGGGTCGATGACTCAGGGGGCCGGTCAGGGACCCGCGGTGCGGACGGACACCGAGCGGGACTTCCGGTTGCCGGTCGCCGAACCCGCCTCGCATACCGCTCTCCCGGGATCCGTAGCAGCCGCAGCGGTCGGCTCCACGGGGCTCGGGGTGGACGCCCCCGTCTACGGCAAGTACCCCGCGTACTACGACGCGGGCCCGGCTCCCGTCCCCGCGCAGCACGGATACGGCCACGAAGCCCCGTACGAGGCGCCGTACGAGGCCCCGTACGATGCCGCAGGCGCCCTCGGTGAGCCCGCCGGCCGCCCGATGGGCCACGTCTCCGAGGAGAGCGACCCCGAGGGGTACACGCCGACCCAGCGCGACCTCCCCGTCATCGGGCGCGGCGCCCCCGGCGGGCCCGGCGACACCGTCCAGGTCCAGTACGTCCCCCAGGAGACCCCCGGCGAGGGCCCCGGCCCGCTCTACGTAGTCGGCGACGTGCACGGCTACATCGACGAACTCGTCGCCGAACTGCAGTTCCAGGGGCTCATCGACGCCGACCGCAACTGGTCCGCCGGCAACGCCCGGCTCTGGTTCCTCGGCGACTTCACCGACCGCGGCCCCGACGGCATCGGGGTCATCGACCTCGTCATGCGGCTCTCCGCCGAAGCCGCCGCCGCGGGCGGCTACTGCAAGGCCCTCATGGGCAACCACGAGCTGCTGCTCATCGGCGCCAAGCGGTTCGGGGACACCCCCGTCGTCTCCGGCGCCGGCACCGCCACCTTCCAGGCCGCCTGGCTCCTCAACGGCGGCCAGCGCACCGACATGGACCGGCTCCAGGACGTCCACCTCCAGTGGATGTCCCGGCTCGACGCGGCCGTCCTGGTGGAGGACCACCTGCTCCTCCACTCGGACACCACCGCCTACCTCGACTACGGCGACTCCGTCGAGGACGTCAACGACACCATCCACGAGCTGCTCAACCGCAACGACGCCGACATCACCTGGGACCTGTTCCGCAAGTTCACCAAGCGCTTCGCCTTCCGCGACGAGGGGACCGGCCCCCAGGCCGTACGCGAGCTCATCGGCACCTACGGCGGCAGCCGCGTGGTGCACGGCCACAGCCCCATCCCGTACCTGCTGGGCGAGGTGGGCACCGAGGACGGTGACGGCGCGCACGGCCCCGAGGCCGTCGTCGGCCCGCACGTCTACGCCGACGGCCTGGCCATCGCGATGGACGGCGGAGTGACGATGGCGGGCAAACTGCTCGTCGTGCAACTCCCGCTGAACGACTGA
- a CDS encoding LacI family DNA-binding transcriptional regulator, translated as MTAAGKHQVSRTETTRRAAGRQGRAGIRDVAAAAGVSITTVSDALNGKGRLPDATRRHVREVADRLGYRPSAAARTLRTGKSGLIGLTVTTYGDEPFTFTEFAYFAEMARAATSAALARGYALVILPATSRHDVWSNVALDGTVVIDPSDHDPVVTELVRQGLPVVSDGRPAGSLPVTAWVDNDHEAAVLGLLDHLAAAGARRIGLLTGTTTDTYTRLSTTAYLRWCERVGQDPVYESYPAHDPCAGAVAADRLLARPDRPDAVYGLFDPNGTDLLAAARRYGLRVPEDLLLVCCSESTVYANTEPPITTLSLKPRRIGTAVVQLLIDAIEGVDTGGPVEQVIPTELIIRTSSQRRQPRTTVSPPRSPAQD; from the coding sequence ATGACAGCAGCAGGGAAGCATCAGGTGAGCCGGACCGAGACCACCCGGCGGGCCGCCGGCCGACAAGGCCGGGCGGGCATCAGGGACGTGGCCGCCGCGGCGGGCGTCTCGATCACGACCGTCTCCGACGCCCTCAACGGGAAGGGACGGCTGCCGGACGCCACCCGCCGCCACGTCCGCGAGGTCGCAGACCGGCTGGGCTACCGCCCTTCCGCGGCGGCCCGCACCCTCCGTACCGGCAAGTCGGGCCTCATCGGCCTGACCGTGACGACGTACGGGGATGAACCTTTCACCTTCACCGAATTCGCGTACTTCGCCGAAATGGCCAGGGCCGCCACCTCCGCCGCGCTCGCTCGCGGCTACGCCCTCGTCATCCTCCCCGCCACCTCCCGACACGACGTCTGGTCCAACGTGGCCCTCGACGGCACCGTCGTCATCGACCCCTCCGACCACGATCCCGTCGTCACCGAACTGGTCCGCCAGGGTCTGCCCGTCGTCTCCGACGGACGCCCCGCCGGCTCACTCCCCGTCACCGCCTGGGTCGACAACGACCACGAGGCCGCCGTCCTGGGGCTCCTCGACCACCTCGCCGCCGCCGGAGCCCGCCGCATCGGGCTCCTGACCGGCACCACCACCGACACCTACACCCGGCTCTCCACCACGGCCTACCTGCGCTGGTGCGAGCGCGTGGGCCAGGACCCCGTCTACGAGTCCTACCCCGCCCACGATCCGTGCGCCGGCGCCGTCGCCGCCGACCGGCTGCTCGCCCGGCCCGACCGGCCCGACGCCGTCTACGGCCTGTTCGACCCCAACGGCACCGACCTGCTCGCCGCCGCCCGGCGCTACGGCCTGCGCGTTCCCGAGGATCTGCTGCTCGTGTGCTGCAGCGAATCCACCGTGTACGCCAACACCGAGCCGCCCATCACCACCCTGTCCCTCAAACCGCGCCGCATCGGCACCGCCGTCGTCCAGCTGCTCATCGACGCCATCGAGGGCGTGGACACGGGCGGACCCGTCGAACAGGTCATCCCGACCGAGCTGATCATCCGTACCTCGTCCCAGCGCAGGCAGCCCCGTACGACCGTCAGCCCGCCCCGATCCCCGGCACAGGACTGA
- a CDS encoding cyclophilin-like fold protein, with product MKIRFLWPAGQLTATLDETPTAKALADALPISASANTWGEEVYFDTGISVALEHDAQQVVEPGTVAFWTEGDALALPYGPTPISRGGESRLASPCNVLGSFDGDPRLLATVRDGDPIRVELA from the coding sequence ATGAAGATTCGATTCCTCTGGCCCGCCGGCCAGCTCACCGCGACGCTCGACGAGACCCCGACCGCCAAGGCACTGGCCGACGCGCTCCCCATTTCGGCTTCCGCCAACACCTGGGGCGAGGAGGTCTACTTCGACACCGGCATCTCCGTGGCTCTGGAGCACGACGCCCAGCAGGTCGTCGAGCCCGGCACGGTCGCGTTCTGGACCGAGGGCGACGCGCTCGCGCTGCCCTACGGCCCCACCCCGATCTCCCGCGGGGGCGAGAGCCGCCTGGCGAGCCCGTGCAACGTCCTCGGCTCGTTCGACGGAGACCCCCGCCTGCTGGCCACCGTCCGCGACGGCGACCCCATCCGCGTGGAACTGGCCTGA
- a CDS encoding cytochrome ubiquinol oxidase subunit I: protein MDLALAPETLARWQFGITTVYHFLFVPLTISLAALVAILQTAWVRSENEKYLKATKFWGKLFLINIAMGVVTGIVQEFQFGMNWSDYSRFVGDIFGAPLAFEALIAFFFESTFIGLWIFGWDKLPKKIHLACIWMVSIGTILSAYFILAANSWMQHPVGYRMNPERGRAELTDFWLVLTQNTALTQFFHTMTAAFLVGGAFMVGIAAFHLARKKHIPVMRTSLRLGLVVMIIAGLGTAISGDLLGKVMFKQQPMKMAAAEALWDGEAPAPFSVFAYGDVEKGHNTVAIEIPGLLSFLANDDFSSFVPGINDVNKSEQEKFGPGDYRPNIPVAYWGFRWMIGFGMASLGVGILGLWLTRKKFMLPPGLRTGEEEVPHLVLFKKALSPKFTNWYWIIALWTMGFPLIANSWGWIFTEMGRQPWVVYGVLRTRDAVSPNVSQGEVLTSMIGFTTLYAVLAVIEVKLLLKYVKAGPPELTEADLNPPTKIGGDDKNPDRPMAFSY, encoded by the coding sequence GTGGACCTAGCTTTGGCGCCAGAGACCCTGGCGCGATGGCAGTTCGGTATTACCACCGTCTATCACTTCCTCTTCGTTCCCTTGACGATCTCTCTGGCCGCGCTCGTCGCGATCTTGCAGACCGCCTGGGTGCGTTCGGAAAACGAGAAGTACCTCAAGGCCACCAAGTTCTGGGGCAAGCTCTTCCTGATCAACATCGCGATGGGTGTCGTCACGGGCATCGTCCAGGAGTTCCAGTTCGGCATGAACTGGTCCGACTACTCGCGGTTCGTCGGTGACATCTTCGGAGCTCCGCTGGCCTTCGAGGCGCTCATCGCGTTCTTCTTCGAATCCACCTTCATCGGCCTGTGGATCTTCGGCTGGGACAAGCTGCCGAAGAAGATCCACCTGGCCTGCATCTGGATGGTCTCCATCGGCACCATCCTGTCCGCGTACTTCATCCTCGCGGCGAACTCCTGGATGCAGCACCCGGTCGGCTACCGGATGAATCCCGAGCGCGGCCGGGCCGAGCTCACGGACTTCTGGCTGGTGCTCACGCAGAACACCGCGCTGACCCAGTTCTTCCACACTATGACGGCGGCCTTCCTGGTCGGCGGCGCGTTCATGGTCGGCATCGCCGCCTTCCACCTCGCCCGCAAGAAGCACATCCCCGTCATGCGGACCTCGCTGCGACTCGGCCTGGTCGTCATGATCATCGCCGGTCTGGGCACCGCCATCAGCGGAGACCTCCTCGGCAAGGTCATGTTCAAGCAGCAGCCGATGAAGATGGCCGCGGCCGAGGCGCTCTGGGACGGCGAGGCGCCGGCGCCCTTCTCCGTCTTCGCCTACGGCGACGTGGAAAAGGGTCACAACACGGTCGCCATAGAGATCCCGGGCCTGCTGTCCTTCCTGGCCAACGACGACTTCAGCTCCTTCGTCCCGGGCATCAACGACGTCAACAAGTCCGAGCAGGAGAAGTTCGGGCCCGGCGACTACCGGCCCAACATCCCCGTCGCCTACTGGGGCTTCCGCTGGATGATCGGCTTCGGCATGGCCTCGCTCGGCGTGGGCATCCTGGGGCTCTGGCTGACCCGCAAGAAGTTCATGCTGCCGCCGGGGCTGCGCACCGGTGAGGAAGAGGTCCCGCACCTGGTCCTCTTCAAGAAGGCGCTGAGCCCCAAGTTCACCAACTGGTACTGGATCATCGCGCTCTGGACCATGGGCTTCCCGCTGATCGCCAACTCCTGGGGCTGGATCTTCACCGAGATGGGCCGCCAGCCCTGGGTGGTCTACGGGGTCCTGCGCACCAGGGACGCGGTCTCGCCGAACGTCTCCCAGGGTGAGGTGCTCACCTCGATGATCGGCTTCACGACGCTCTACGCCGTGCTCGCCGTGATCGAGGTCAAGCTCCTCCTGAAGTACGTCAAGGCCGGCCCGCCCGAGCTCACGGAGGCCGACCTCAACCCGCCGACCAAGATCGGCGGAGACGACAAGAACCCCGACCGGCCGATGGCCTTCTCGTACTGA